CGAACAAGCCAAAGAGAAAGAGGCCCAAACCTATCTGGACGCTTCCATTTCCCAAATCGATCAATGGACGGCGATCGCGGACTTAAGCGAGAGCGTGATCACGTCTCTGCAAGAACTCAAACAGAACAAGGTTGAAATTCAAGAGTTGGTTCGCGTTTCGGCGGAGGCCAATGATGAACGGACTCGCCTGACTGCGGAAATTCAACGTGTCAGCGGTCAGCTTCGAAACGAGAAAGGAATCGCTTTGCCCGACGCTTTGCGACAACGCTATCAGACTCGCTTAATCGAACTCGAAGACGAACGTGACGCCGCGACAACGAAACGTCAGGCCGCTCAAAAAAGGCTGTTCGAACTCTCCGAGCAACTGGAAGGCTTCCGCAAATGACCGATGGGCTAAACGACTTCGTCATCGTACACGCTTGATTCGTCCACGACAGAATCGATCGTCAATCATCATCTCGCCGTTTGGTTCTCATGATTATTTCCCTGCCTCACCCACGCATCTCTATCGCTTTCCTGGTCTTGTTGGCAAGCTCGGCTGTAAACCTGACTTATAGTCAAACAACCTTGGACCTCCCCATTCGGTCCACCATTTCAACGCCCGCGCCGATGAGTGGCATCGTGCTCTGGAGCGACAGTCCCAACGTTGCGACCGATGCGGTCACGCTAGAGTTTCGATACTGCGGCTATGACGAGGTCGTTCAGCCCGATGGCACCTACGATTTCAGCTTCATTGACCAATTGCTCGATCAGATCGCCGCTCGAAACCACCAAGCCATCCTGCGGTTTCACTTCGTCTATCCCGGCAAGCCAACCACAGTCCCAAAAAGCATTCGCGAACTACCAAACTACAACGAAACGGTTGCGAAGAGCGAAGGAAAAACGACCTCATTTTGTGACTGGAGTCATGACGAACTGAAACGCTTCACCCTGGAATTCTATCAACGCTTTGCCCATCGCTACGATCGAGATCGGCGGATCGCGTACTTACAAACCGGTTTTGGTTTGTGGGGCGAATACCATATTTACAGCGGCCCGCACGAACTTGGCAAAACGTTTCCAGACAAGGAATTCCAGGCCGAATTCATCCGACACATGGACTCCTGTTTTGAAAACTTGACTTGGTCGGTCAGTGTCGATGCAGTCGATCCCCAGTACTCGCCGCTGAAAAACAACCCTTCGTTACTTGGAATCAACTTTGGCGTCTTCGATGATTCCTTTCTTTGCGAAGAACATCCAAAGTACAACGCCGTTAACTGGAAATCGATGGGCACCGATCGTTGGCAACGGGCACCCGGCGGTGGGGAGTTCAGTTACTACAACAACCGTGACCAGAGACTCGCTTTGTCACCCAGTGGGCCCAACGGCGTGCCATTCGAAAAGGACGCCGCTCGTTTTCACATTACCTACATGATTGGAAACGACCAACCAAAATACCAGTCGCTCGATCGCATCAAAGACGCTGGAATGGCGATCGGGTACCGCTTTCGAATCATCCAAGTCCAAGCGATTCTGGAGCACCCCGATAGCAAGACAGTTACTGTAATCATCACGGCCACCAACGATGGCGTGGCCCCGATTTACCGAGATGCCTATTTCGCCGCCGCCGGCATCCGAGCAAGCGAGTCCTTGTTAGGCTTGTTGCCTGGACAAGAATGCGTTTTCACGATCGAATCCGTGCCCCGACCTGGGATGAAGTCCATCACGATCCAGAGCGATTGGGTTCTTCCCTCACAAACGATTCCGTTCGCTGGTCTCCCAACGGAGGCCTCCTGAAGCACGGTGAGATTTCACGACAATATCTATGAATGCGTTCAAACCGAAACTAGCGATCACGATGGGCGACGCCGCTGGCGTTGGCCCCGAACTCGCGTTGCGGGTTTGGCAACACCCTCACGTTCAAGCTCGATGTATTCCAATTCTGTTTGGAAATGCCAGCGTGTACCAGCGTGTTGCCTCACAGCTAAGAATGTCGATTCCGCAGATACAGTCCCTGGGTGACCTCCAAAACTCAAACATTTTGGGCGACGGGGCAATAGTGGATTGCGGGCAATTGGACGCAAACCAAGTCATCCCTGGTCGTTTCTCAAAAGACACGGGATTGGCGTCCTACCAAACCGTTTGCGAAGCGATTGATGCCACGATTCGCAATCAGGTCGATGCAATGGTCACAGGTCCCATTCAAAAGGAAGCCTGGTCGTTGGCCAGCATTCCATTCCCTGGCCACACCGAACTGCTTGCAAGTCGGACAAGCGAACAAGTAGGCCAGACCGACCCTGCGGATGTTCGAATGATGCTGGCCAGCGACACGATCGCGTGCGTGCTGGAGACCATTCACGTACCACTGGCGGATGTCCCCAAACTGCTAAACACCGAATCCCTTTCCAGAACGATCCGGCTTGCTGGCGAAACCCTGCAGCGCCGACTCCACCGCCGCGGCAGCACACGTTCACCCCGAATCGGTGTCTGCGGGCTGAACCCACATGCTGGTGAACACGGACTATTCAGCTATCACGAAGAAGAACGAATCGTCATCCCCGCAATCAACGCAGCGCGATCGGACGGTTGGGATGTGATCGGTCCACTACCGCCCGACACCGCCTTCACGCCAGCGATGCGGGAAAAGATCGATGTCTACGTTTGCCTTTATCATGACCAGGGGCTGATTCCTCTGAAGGCACTCTCCTTTGACGATGCTGTGAATGTCACGCTCGGACTCCCAATTGTCCGAACCAGCGTCGACCATGGCACGGCAATGGACTTAGCCTGGAAAGGCACCGCCTCCAGCACCAGTCTAGTGGCCGCAATCCAGTTGGCAGCCGAATTAGTAAGCAAACCATGACGGCAACCGCATGCTCCTCGAACACGGTGTCCGCTGAATCCGCCATCCCGGGCCAATGGTGGCACCATCCCGGAATCATTTTCCTAGCGACGGTTGCCCTTTTTTTCGTGTACGCCGGTGATGCCCCACCGGGTGTCAACGAGGCTCATTATCTTGTCAAAGCCAAGAACTTCTGGGACGCCAGCTGGTGCCACGAAGACTTGTTTGTTCGGTCCGGAAAAGCACATGCCTTTTTCTATTGGGTCTTTGGTTGGCCGACGCAGTTTGTTTCACTGACCACAACCGCTTGGATCGGTCGACTGGTTGCCTGGTCTATGATTGCGTGTGGCTTGGTGCGTTTGACCGCAAGCTTGCGAATCCCGCTGGCCTACACCCTCGTCATTGCAACCGTTTGGTTGGCGGGGATTCAACATGGAAATCTCGCGGGTGAATGGGTGATAGGTGGCATCGAGGCCAAGGTTCCAGCGTATGGACTGGTCTTGATGGGCATCGTGGAATTGATCCATCGGCGATGGAATCGCGTCTGGCTCTATTTTGGATTGGCGTCCGCCTTCCACGTGCTCACCGGAGGCTGGTCCGTCGTTGCCGGCGCGATCGCGTTTGTGTTGCTAGAAAAATCACCTTGGAAACAACCTTCGAACGCCAGATTCTTCACTCCCGGCTTGTTTGGGGGCGGAGCAATCTCGCTACTAGGGCTCATCCCTGCCCTGGCGATGTC
The Neorhodopirellula lusitana DNA segment above includes these coding regions:
- a CDS encoding DUF4832 domain-containing protein; amino-acid sequence: MDLPIRSTISTPAPMSGIVLWSDSPNVATDAVTLEFRYCGYDEVVQPDGTYDFSFIDQLLDQIAARNHQAILRFHFVYPGKPTTVPKSIRELPNYNETVAKSEGKTTSFCDWSHDELKRFTLEFYQRFAHRYDRDRRIAYLQTGFGLWGEYHIYSGPHELGKTFPDKEFQAEFIRHMDSCFENLTWSVSVDAVDPQYSPLKNNPSLLGINFGVFDDSFLCEEHPKYNAVNWKSMGTDRWQRAPGGGEFSYYNNRDQRLALSPSGPNGVPFEKDAARFHITYMIGNDQPKYQSLDRIKDAGMAIGYRFRIIQVQAILEHPDSKTVTVIITATNDGVAPIYRDAYFAAAGIRASESLLGLLPGQECVFTIESVPRPGMKSITIQSDWVLPSQTIPFAGLPTEAS
- the pdxA gene encoding 4-hydroxythreonine-4-phosphate dehydrogenase PdxA, which gives rise to MNAFKPKLAITMGDAAGVGPELALRVWQHPHVQARCIPILFGNASVYQRVASQLRMSIPQIQSLGDLQNSNILGDGAIVDCGQLDANQVIPGRFSKDTGLASYQTVCEAIDATIRNQVDAMVTGPIQKEAWSLASIPFPGHTELLASRTSEQVGQTDPADVRMMLASDTIACVLETIHVPLADVPKLLNTESLSRTIRLAGETLQRRLHRRGSTRSPRIGVCGLNPHAGEHGLFSYHEEERIVIPAINAARSDGWDVIGPLPPDTAFTPAMREKIDVYVCLYHDQGLIPLKALSFDDAVNVTLGLPIVRTSVDHGTAMDLAWKGTASSTSLVAAIQLAAELVSKP